One genomic region from Streptomyces sp. NBC_00457 encodes:
- a CDS encoding outer membrane protein assembly factor BamB family protein produces the protein MSQPPNQPPQGGFGAPQDPRQGGFGAPPPPQQGDAPQTPPAPQGAPQGAPQTPPPPQGPPQAPPPPQGPPPGSPQQPGYGYPQQPGQAGPYGQQPGPYTSGPYAQPPQQPGPYGQPQPGPYGQQPAQGYGYPPPQYPGAPGPGSRNPFKGKPALVIGAAVAALVVIGGTVFAVTRGSDDQDKKPVAQQSDDPKGSASPTGSGDGGADGGSDPEDLNEGRQSGESKVLWYKEAPDAPGSGADAPGLWITDKAAVKAAYKQVFAYNVGDGGETWDPITFPQKICAVTPEKSSGDKIVVAYMSGSSDRAKCNQLQQIDLNTGEQGWKGTVGDGALFDSTLDVELSITGKTLMVGRSQSGTAYDIDSGDKLWDKTRYGDKCFPDAFAGGEKLIAVASCDATGTNEHDEVQELDPATGKAKWTRKFQTGWKVARVYSMDPLVIYSTNEDKKAWNISTFGAGGKFRSQVSVDINIGAKCGWAILQRDLRGCTGAAADGDTLYLPTDATTSANEIVAINLANGKEKWRVKSPVEEPMLPIKVEDGKLIAYVQPSYDAGGQVVSIPVTGSSHTPTKLLQNPAGTADIENGFFSSAFDWVDGRFYLASTRLSGNDESKEKLMLAFGK, from the coding sequence ATGAGTCAGCCGCCCAACCAGCCGCCGCAGGGTGGCTTCGGAGCACCACAGGACCCACGCCAGGGCGGCTTCGGGGCACCGCCGCCACCGCAGCAAGGTGATGCGCCGCAGACCCCGCCGGCCCCGCAAGGTGCTCCGCAGGGCGCCCCTCAGACACCCCCTCCGCCCCAGGGCCCGCCCCAGGCGCCGCCGCCCCCGCAGGGCCCGCCGCCCGGCAGCCCGCAGCAGCCGGGGTACGGCTATCCGCAGCAGCCGGGGCAGGCAGGCCCGTACGGCCAGCAGCCGGGGCCGTACACCTCCGGTCCGTACGCCCAGCCGCCGCAGCAGCCGGGACCGTACGGCCAACCGCAGCCCGGGCCCTACGGCCAGCAGCCCGCCCAGGGTTACGGCTACCCGCCGCCGCAGTACCCGGGCGCTCCCGGCCCCGGCTCGCGCAACCCCTTCAAGGGAAAGCCCGCTCTTGTCATCGGCGCGGCGGTCGCGGCGCTGGTCGTCATCGGCGGCACCGTGTTCGCGGTGACCAGGGGCAGCGACGACCAGGACAAGAAGCCGGTCGCCCAGCAGAGCGACGACCCGAAGGGCTCAGCGTCCCCGACCGGCTCCGGTGACGGCGGCGCTGACGGCGGCTCCGACCCGGAGGACCTCAACGAGGGCCGCCAGTCGGGCGAGTCGAAGGTGCTCTGGTACAAGGAGGCACCGGACGCGCCAGGCAGCGGCGCCGACGCGCCCGGCCTGTGGATCACCGACAAGGCGGCGGTGAAGGCGGCGTACAAGCAGGTCTTCGCCTACAACGTCGGCGACGGCGGCGAGACCTGGGACCCCATCACCTTCCCGCAGAAGATCTGCGCGGTCACGCCGGAGAAGTCGTCCGGCGACAAGATCGTCGTGGCGTACATGAGCGGCTCCAGCGACCGCGCCAAGTGCAACCAGCTCCAGCAGATCGACCTCAACACCGGTGAACAGGGCTGGAAGGGCACGGTCGGCGACGGCGCGCTGTTCGACAGCACGCTCGACGTCGAGCTGTCCATCACCGGCAAGACGCTGATGGTGGGCCGCTCGCAGTCCGGTACGGCGTACGACATCGACAGCGGCGACAAGCTGTGGGACAAGACGAGGTACGGCGACAAGTGCTTCCCGGACGCGTTCGCGGGCGGCGAGAAGCTGATCGCCGTGGCGTCCTGCGATGCCACCGGCACCAATGAGCACGACGAGGTGCAGGAGCTCGACCCGGCGACCGGCAAGGCCAAGTGGACCCGGAAGTTCCAGACGGGCTGGAAGGTCGCGCGCGTCTACTCCATGGACCCGTTGGTCATCTACAGCACCAACGAGGACAAGAAGGCGTGGAACATCTCCACCTTCGGCGCCGGCGGCAAGTTCCGCTCGCAGGTCAGCGTCGACATCAACATCGGCGCCAAGTGCGGCTGGGCCATCCTCCAGCGTGATCTGCGGGGCTGCACCGGTGCGGCCGCCGACGGCGACACGCTCTACCTGCCCACCGACGCCACCACCAGCGCCAACGAGATCGTCGCGATCAACCTCGCCAACGGCAAGGAGAAGTGGCGCGTCAAGTCCCCGGTGGAAGAGCCGATGCTGCCGATCAAGGTCGAGGACGGCAAGCTCATCGCGTACGTCCAGCCGTCGTACGACGCGGGCGGCCAGGTCGTGTCGATCCCGGTCACCGGCAGCAGCCACACCCCGACGAAGCTGCTGCAGAACCCGGCGGGCACCGCGGACATCGAAAACGGCTTCTTCTCCAGCGCGTTCGACTGGGTCGACGGACGTTTCTACCTGGCGAGCACCCGGCTGAGCGGCAACGACGAGAGCAAGGAGAAGCTGATGCTCGCCTTCGGCAAGTGA
- a CDS encoding outer membrane protein assembly factor BamB family protein encodes MTQPPPPPPPHQPPQGGGFGPPQDQPPQQQPPQQPGPGFGAPQTPAQPPAHPPQAPQGMPPAAPPPQPGFGHPQSPPPGYGYPGQQPNPYAQPQNQPQNPYGQPPGYGYPQPGMHPHPHPTVPNGSGRKSNTTLAVIVAAVVVIALVVGGVWYSQSGDAGGKEDTATSSGGTGGGDDNGTGGGGSVPAGTEKVPADASSNVLFQVPSPKVEDDTTVVVSGSWLTDKAYVKSGVAEIVGYDPDKGTELWTIPLPGPVCQASKHVTDNLTAVAFEPAMPTKAKPSNGCTQIAALDLDAGKKLWTKTAEVGGQPIRFDNITVSGGTVAAGGSSGGAAFDLETGKPLWLPKANEDCRDSGYAGGEKLVAVRRCGTYDSPQLHIQTIDPQSGKVNSEYKLAEGVDYASVVSTQPLVVAAEVGESKDAVGITDVFSIDNATGKLRIRISVPGDQFEARCSGVTRIESCTGVVVGNDRLYVETKEHAGGGEYGRTNEIVAFDLATGKQTGQRADAGDRYTITPLRMDGGNIIAYKRPPYDKGGQIVSIDGGTFKETKLLENPSVKTVRDVETRMSPQYAEILYAQGHLYMSSVYASELGNPDDKRYLVIAFGTNG; translated from the coding sequence ATGACCCAGCCGCCGCCCCCACCGCCGCCCCACCAGCCCCCGCAGGGGGGAGGGTTCGGCCCGCCCCAGGACCAGCCGCCCCAGCAGCAACCGCCCCAGCAGCCGGGCCCCGGTTTCGGCGCACCGCAGACACCCGCGCAGCCGCCCGCGCACCCACCGCAGGCCCCCCAGGGCATGCCGCCCGCCGCCCCACCGCCGCAGCCGGGCTTCGGCCACCCCCAGTCGCCCCCGCCCGGATACGGCTACCCGGGCCAGCAGCCCAACCCGTACGCACAGCCTCAGAACCAGCCGCAGAACCCGTACGGCCAGCCTCCCGGCTACGGCTATCCGCAGCCGGGCATGCATCCGCACCCCCACCCCACCGTGCCGAACGGCAGCGGGCGGAAGTCCAACACCACGCTCGCCGTGATTGTCGCGGCCGTAGTGGTGATCGCGCTCGTCGTCGGCGGCGTGTGGTACTCGCAGTCCGGTGACGCGGGCGGCAAGGAGGACACCGCAACCTCCAGCGGCGGCACCGGCGGCGGGGACGACAACGGCACGGGAGGCGGCGGCAGCGTCCCCGCCGGCACGGAGAAGGTGCCCGCCGACGCCTCCTCCAACGTCCTCTTCCAGGTCCCGTCACCCAAGGTCGAGGACGACACCACCGTCGTCGTGTCCGGCTCGTGGCTGACCGACAAGGCGTACGTCAAGAGCGGCGTCGCCGAGATCGTCGGCTACGACCCCGACAAGGGCACCGAGCTGTGGACGATCCCGCTGCCGGGCCCGGTCTGCCAGGCCAGCAAGCACGTCACCGACAATCTGACGGCCGTCGCCTTCGAGCCCGCGATGCCGACCAAGGCGAAGCCCTCGAACGGCTGCACCCAGATCGCGGCGCTCGACCTCGACGCCGGCAAAAAGCTGTGGACGAAGACCGCCGAGGTCGGCGGCCAGCCGATCCGGTTCGACAACATCACCGTCAGCGGCGGCACGGTCGCCGCAGGCGGCAGCAGCGGCGGCGCCGCGTTCGACCTCGAGACCGGCAAGCCGCTGTGGCTCCCCAAGGCCAACGAGGACTGCCGCGACTCCGGGTACGCCGGCGGCGAGAAGCTGGTCGCGGTCCGCAGGTGCGGCACGTACGACAGTCCCCAGCTGCACATCCAGACCATCGACCCCCAGTCCGGGAAGGTGAACTCCGAATACAAGCTGGCCGAGGGTGTCGACTACGCCAGCGTCGTGTCCACCCAGCCGCTCGTCGTGGCCGCCGAGGTCGGCGAGTCCAAGGACGCCGTCGGTATCACGGACGTCTTCTCGATCGACAACGCCACCGGCAAGCTGCGCATCCGTATCTCTGTGCCGGGCGACCAGTTCGAGGCCCGCTGCTCCGGCGTCACCAGGATCGAGTCCTGCACGGGCGTCGTGGTGGGCAACGACCGGCTCTATGTGGAGACCAAGGAGCACGCCGGCGGCGGCGAGTACGGCCGTACCAACGAGATCGTCGCCTTCGACCTGGCCACCGGCAAGCAGACCGGACAGCGTGCGGACGCGGGCGACCGGTACACGATCACGCCGCTGCGCATGGACGGCGGCAACATCATCGCGTACAAGCGCCCGCCGTACGACAAGGGCGGGCAGATCGTCAGCATCGACGGTGGCACCTTCAAGGAGACGAAGCTGCTGGAGAACCCGTCCGTGAAGACGGTGCGGGATGTGGAGACCCGTATGTCTCCGCAGTACGCCGAGATCCTCTACGCGCAGGGGCATCTGTACATGTCTTCTGTGTACGCGAGTGAACTCGGCAATCCGGACGACAAGAGGTACCTGGTGATCGCGTTCGGCACCAACGGCTGA
- a CDS encoding helix-turn-helix transcriptional regulator gives MGVRLMVVDDHRLLAEALASALKLRGHRVLAAAAPAAGAAELVITRAPEVCLLGTATPAEPGIFDPVMKIKRERPQVAVLVLGPVPSPRGIAAAFAAGASGYVRHDERIEGVERAIMKARAGEAAVAPQLLQGAFSELLNPAVQPDDEGQRLLQMLTPREVEVLVRVADGEDTRLIAAGMGIAPSTARTHVQRVLMKLGVGSRLEAAALAARTGLLDRAGPVPHSAPETGTGMGNGLE, from the coding sequence ATGGGAGTGCGGCTCATGGTGGTCGACGACCACCGACTGCTGGCCGAGGCACTGGCCTCGGCGCTGAAACTGCGGGGGCACCGGGTGCTGGCCGCCGCGGCGCCTGCCGCGGGGGCGGCGGAGCTGGTGATCACGCGGGCGCCGGAGGTGTGCCTGCTGGGGACGGCGACACCTGCGGAACCGGGCATATTCGACCCGGTGATGAAGATCAAACGCGAGCGCCCGCAGGTCGCGGTGCTGGTCCTGGGGCCCGTGCCGTCACCGCGCGGCATAGCCGCCGCGTTCGCCGCGGGGGCTTCGGGCTATGTACGGCATGACGAGCGCATCGAAGGTGTGGAGCGGGCGATCATGAAGGCCAGGGCGGGCGAGGCGGCCGTGGCGCCGCAGCTCCTGCAAGGCGCCTTCAGCGAACTTCTCAACCCCGCGGTTCAGCCGGACGACGAGGGCCAGCGCCTGCTGCAGATGCTGACGCCTCGCGAGGTCGAGGTCCTGGTCAGGGTCGCCGACGGCGAGGACACCCGGCTGATCGCGGCCGGCATGGGCATCGCCCCGTCGACCGCACGCACGCATGTGCAGCGGGTCCTGATGAAGCTGGGGGTGGGATCGAGGCTGGAGGCGGCGGCCCTTGCGGCCAGGACGGGGCTGCTGGACCGGGCGGGTCCGGTACCGCACTCGGCTCCTGAGACGGGGACGGGGATGGGGAACGGACTGGAGTAG
- a CDS encoding sodium:solute symporter family protein: MQTPTYLAAELRLPTNWLDYTILGIYFVVVLGIGFAARRSVKTSLDFFLSGRSLPAWITGLAFISANLAATEILGMAANSAQYGAYTVHWYWIGAIPAMVFLGLVMMPFYYGSKVRSVPEMLLLRFDKWAHLLSSALFAFAAVLIAGVNLYALAIVVEALLGWPQWVAIVVAGAFVLAYITLGGLSSAIYNEVLQFFVILAALIPIVVLGLKKVGGWDGLTDSLTKTHGADFTTAWGGTGIGSDNPLGANWLTIVLGLGFVLSFGYWTTNFAEVQRALSAKNLSAAQRTPLIAAFPKIFIVFLVMIPGLTVAALIPGFGTPDSGYQYNDAIPYLMEQLLPNGVLGIAVTGLLAAFMAGMAANVSSFNTVFTNDIWARYVVKGREDEYYVGFGRLITVIGVCASVGTAFLASSFSNIMSYLQTLFSFFNVPMFVVFIVGMFWKRASAVSGFWGLLAGTVAAMVNYFWIYKEGIIDIPSDQGANFVSAIVGFVAGAVVMVAVSLFTKPKPAEELQGLVYGTVSPGMSEAPAVGDDAWYRRPALLGWGAIVLAAACYIPFSF, encoded by the coding sequence ATGCAAACCCCCACATATCTGGCAGCTGAGCTCCGACTCCCCACCAACTGGCTCGACTACACGATCCTCGGCATCTACTTCGTCGTCGTCCTCGGCATCGGCTTCGCCGCCCGCCGCTCGGTCAAGACGAGCCTTGACTTCTTCCTCTCGGGCCGGTCGTTGCCGGCCTGGATCACCGGTCTCGCGTTCATCTCGGCGAACCTGGCCGCCACCGAGATCCTCGGTATGGCCGCCAACAGCGCGCAGTACGGCGCCTACACCGTGCACTGGTACTGGATCGGCGCCATCCCGGCCATGGTCTTCCTCGGCCTGGTGATGATGCCCTTCTACTACGGCAGCAAAGTGCGCTCGGTTCCCGAGATGCTGCTGCTCCGCTTCGACAAGTGGGCACATCTGCTCAGTTCGGCTCTGTTCGCCTTTGCCGCCGTTCTGATCGCCGGTGTCAACCTCTACGCCCTGGCGATCGTCGTCGAGGCCCTGCTCGGCTGGCCGCAGTGGGTGGCGATCGTGGTCGCGGGCGCCTTCGTGCTGGCGTACATCACCCTCGGCGGCCTCTCCTCGGCGATCTACAACGAGGTCCTCCAGTTCTTCGTGATCCTCGCGGCCCTCATCCCGATCGTCGTGCTGGGCCTGAAGAAGGTCGGCGGCTGGGACGGTCTGACGGACTCGCTGACGAAGACGCACGGCGCCGACTTCACCACCGCGTGGGGCGGCACCGGCATCGGCAGCGACAACCCGCTGGGCGCGAACTGGCTGACGATCGTGCTCGGCCTGGGCTTCGTGCTGTCCTTCGGCTACTGGACGACGAACTTCGCCGAGGTCCAGCGAGCGCTGTCGGCCAAGAACCTGTCGGCGGCCCAGCGCACCCCCCTCATCGCCGCCTTCCCGAAGATCTTCATCGTGTTCCTGGTGATGATCCCGGGGCTCACGGTGGCGGCCCTGATCCCCGGCTTCGGCACCCCCGACTCGGGCTACCAGTACAACGACGCCATCCCGTATCTGATGGAGCAGTTGCTGCCCAACGGCGTCCTCGGCATCGCGGTGACCGGTCTGCTCGCGGCGTTCATGGCGGGCATGGCGGCCAACGTGTCGTCCTTCAACACGGTGTTCACCAACGACATCTGGGCCCGGTACGTGGTCAAGGGCCGGGAGGACGAGTACTACGTCGGCTTCGGCCGCCTGATCACGGTGATCGGCGTGTGCGCCTCGGTCGGCACGGCGTTCCTCGCGTCGTCGTTCTCGAACATCATGAGCTACCTCCAGACGCTGTTCTCCTTCTTCAACGTGCCGATGTTCGTCGTCTTCATCGTCGGCATGTTCTGGAAGCGCGCCTCCGCGGTGTCCGGCTTCTGGGGACTGCTCGCCGGCACCGTGGCCGCGATGGTGAACTACTTCTGGATCTACAAGGAGGGCATCATCGACATCCCCTCCGACCAGGGCGCCAACTTCGTCTCCGCGATCGTCGGCTTCGTGGCCGGCGCGGTCGTCATGGTCGCCGTGTCGCTGTTCACCAAGCCGAAGCCGGCCGAGGAACTCCAGGGCCTGGTCTACGGCACCGTCTCGCCCGGCATGTCCGAGGCACCGGCCGTCGGCGACGACGCCTGGTACCGCAGGCCGGCCCTGCTGGGCTGGGGTGCGATCGTCCTGGCCGCCGCCTGCTACATCCCGTTCTCGTTCTGA
- the galT gene encoding galactose-1-phosphate uridylyltransferase — protein sequence MKKTSTRLADGRELVYYDLRDDTVRDAVDRRPLERTVTTSEIRQDPLLGDSVAIASHRQGRTYHPPADECPLCPSEGERLSEIPDSSYDVVVFENRFPSLAGDSGRCEVVCFTSDHNASFAELTEEQAGLVLDAWTDRTSELSHLPSVDQVFCFENRGAEIGVTLGHPHGQIYAYPFTTPRTALMLRSLATHKEATGGENLFDAVLERELAGERVVLEGEHWVAFVPYAAHWPYEVHLYPKRRVPDLLGLDEAARTEFPQLYLELLRRFDRIFGEGEPPTPYIAAWHQAPFGALDEFDGVSRDDFALHLELFTIRRTSGKLKFLAGSESGMNVFINDVPPERAAERLREVASS from the coding sequence GTGAAGAAGACCTCGACCCGGCTGGCCGACGGTCGCGAGCTGGTCTACTACGACCTGCGCGACGACACGGTCCGGGACGCCGTGGACCGCCGTCCGCTGGAGCGGACCGTCACCACGTCCGAGATCAGGCAGGACCCCCTGCTCGGCGACTCCGTCGCGATCGCCTCGCACCGCCAGGGCCGCACCTACCACCCGCCGGCCGACGAATGCCCCCTGTGCCCCTCCGAGGGCGAGCGGCTGAGCGAGATCCCGGACTCGTCGTACGACGTCGTGGTCTTCGAGAACCGCTTCCCCTCGCTCGCCGGGGACTCCGGCCGCTGCGAGGTCGTCTGCTTCACCTCCGACCACAACGCGTCCTTCGCCGAACTGACCGAGGAACAGGCGGGGTTGGTGCTCGACGCCTGGACCGACCGGACCTCGGAGCTGTCCCATCTGCCCTCCGTAGACCAGGTGTTCTGCTTCGAGAACCGCGGTGCCGAGATCGGCGTGACCCTGGGCCACCCGCACGGCCAGATCTACGCCTACCCCTTCACCACCCCGCGCACCGCGCTCATGCTGCGTTCTCTCGCAACTCATAAGGAAGCGACGGGAGGTGAGAACCTCTTCGACGCCGTCCTGGAGCGTGAACTCGCCGGTGAGCGGGTCGTCCTGGAGGGTGAACACTGGGTCGCCTTCGTGCCGTACGCCGCGCACTGGCCGTACGAGGTCCACCTGTACCCCAAGCGCCGCGTGCCCGATCTGCTCGGGCTCGACGAGGCGGCGCGCACAGAATTCCCCCAGCTCTATCTGGAACTCTTGAGGCGCTTCGACCGGATCTTCGGCGAGGGCGAACCGCCCACGCCGTACATCGCGGCCTGGCATCAGGCCCCGTTCGGCGCGCTGGACGAGTTCGACGGTGTGAGCAGGGACGATTTCGCCCTTCACCTCGAGCTTTTCACCATCCGCCGCACGTCCGGCAAGCTGAAGTTCCTCGCGGGTTCCGAGTCCGGCATGAACGTGTTCATCAACGACGTGCCGCCGGAGCGCGCGGCCGAGCGACTGCGAGAGGTAGCGAGTTCATGA
- the galE gene encoding UDP-glucose 4-epimerase GalE encodes MSGKYLVTGGAGYVGSVVAQHLLEAGHEVVVLDNLTTGFREGVPTGATFIEGDIRDAAKWLDATFDAVLHFAAFSQVGESVVKPEKYWDNNVGGTMALLGAMREAGVRKLVFSSTAATYGEPVSTPITETDPTAPTSPYGASKLAVDHMITGEAAAHGLAAVSLRYFNVAGAYGAYGERHDPESHLIPLVLQVAQGKRDAISVFGDDYPTPDGTCVRDYIHVADLAEAHLLAVQAAQPGEHLICNLGNGNGFSVREVIETVRQVTGHPIPEITAPRRGGDPAVLVASADTARERLGWNPSRADLAGIVADAWEFAQSRGK; translated from the coding sequence ATGAGCGGTAAGTACCTGGTGACCGGTGGCGCGGGATACGTCGGCAGCGTGGTCGCCCAGCATCTGCTGGAAGCGGGCCACGAGGTCGTCGTCCTCGACAACCTCACCACCGGCTTCCGCGAGGGCGTGCCCACCGGCGCCACCTTCATCGAGGGCGACATCCGCGACGCCGCCAAGTGGCTGGACGCGACCTTCGACGCCGTCCTCCACTTCGCCGCGTTCTCGCAGGTCGGCGAGTCGGTCGTGAAGCCCGAGAAGTACTGGGACAACAACGTCGGCGGCACGATGGCGCTGCTGGGCGCGATGCGCGAGGCCGGCGTCCGCAAGCTCGTCTTCTCCTCTACGGCGGCCACGTACGGCGAGCCGGTCAGCACCCCGATCACCGAGACCGACCCGACGGCGCCCACGTCGCCGTACGGCGCCTCGAAGCTCGCCGTCGACCACATGATCACCGGCGAGGCGGCGGCGCACGGTCTGGCCGCGGTCTCCCTGCGCTACTTCAACGTGGCCGGTGCGTATGGCGCGTACGGCGAGCGGCACGACCCCGAGTCGCACCTGATCCCGCTGGTCCTCCAGGTGGCGCAGGGCAAGCGCGACGCGATCTCCGTCTTCGGCGACGACTACCCGACGCCGGACGGCACCTGCGTCCGCGACTACATCCACGTCGCCGACCTGGCCGAGGCCCACCTGCTGGCCGTCCAGGCGGCGCAGCCCGGCGAGCACCTGATCTGCAACCTCGGCAACGGCAACGGCTTCTCCGTCCGCGAGGTCATCGAGACCGTCCGCCAGGTCACCGGCCACCCGATCCCCGAGATCACGGCCCCGCGCCGCGGCGGCGACCCGGCGGTCCTTGTCGCCTCCGCCGACACCGCCCGCGAGCGGCTCGGCTGGAACCCGTCCCGAGCGGACCTCGCCGGGATCGTCGCGGACGCGTGGGAATTCGCGCAGTCGCGCGGCAAGTGA
- the galK gene encoding galactokinase: MSEPVVGGVAERFKELYGAEPEGVWAAPGRVNLIGEHTDYNDGFVMPFALPHVTVVAVSRREDGVLRLHSEDVEGPVVELRVDELNPGSDTNWTAYPAGVAWALRDAGHPVTGADIHLTSTVPSGAGLSSSAALEVAVALALNDLYELGLKGWQLARLCQRAENVYVGAPVGIMDQTASACCTAGHALFLDTRDLSQQQIPFDLAAEGMRLLVVDTQVKHEHSTGEYGKRRAGCEKGAALLGVEALRDVPYDGLDAALARLGDEEEVRRLVRHIVTENHRVEQTVALLEAGETRAIGPVLVEGHASLRDDFRISCPELDLVVDTALAAGAIGARMTGGGFGGSAIVLAETADVETITKAVQEAFAAAAFTAPRVFEAVPSAGARRLS; this comes from the coding sequence ATGAGCGAGCCTGTCGTCGGTGGTGTCGCCGAGCGGTTCAAGGAGCTGTACGGGGCCGAGCCGGAGGGAGTGTGGGCGGCGCCGGGCCGGGTCAACCTGATCGGCGAGCACACCGACTACAACGACGGCTTCGTCATGCCGTTCGCGCTGCCGCACGTCACGGTCGTGGCGGTGTCCCGGCGCGAGGACGGCGTCCTGCGTCTGCACTCGGAGGACGTCGAGGGCCCGGTCGTCGAACTGCGCGTCGACGAACTGAACCCGGGGTCGGACACGAACTGGACGGCCTACCCGGCGGGCGTCGCCTGGGCCCTGCGCGACGCGGGCCACCCGGTCACCGGCGCCGACATCCACCTGACCTCGACCGTCCCGTCCGGCGCGGGCCTGTCCTCGTCGGCGGCGCTGGAGGTGGCGGTCGCCCTGGCCCTGAACGACCTGTACGAACTCGGCCTCAAGGGCTGGCAGCTGGCCCGCCTGTGCCAGCGCGCCGAGAACGTCTACGTCGGCGCCCCCGTCGGCATCATGGACCAGACCGCGTCCGCCTGCTGCACCGCGGGCCACGCCCTGTTCCTCGACACCCGCGACCTCTCCCAGCAGCAGATCCCCTTCGACCTGGCCGCCGAGGGCATGCGCCTGCTCGTCGTCGACACCCAGGTCAAGCACGAGCACTCGACCGGCGAGTACGGCAAGCGCCGCGCCGGCTGCGAGAAGGGTGCCGCGCTGCTGGGCGTCGAAGCGCTGCGGGACGTACCGTACGACGGCCTGGACGCGGCGCTCGCACGGCTCGGCGACGAGGAGGAGGTGCGCCGGCTGGTGCGCCACATCGTCACCGAGAACCACCGGGTGGAGCAGACGGTCGCCCTGCTGGAGGCCGGCGAGACCCGCGCGATCGGCCCGGTGCTCGTGGAGGGCCACGCCTCCCTGCGCGACGACTTCCGTATTTCCTGCCCCGAACTGGACCTGGTCGTCGACACGGCCCTGGCCGCCGGGGCGATCGGCGCCCGCATGACCGGCGGCGGCTTCGGCGGCTCCGCGATCGTGCTGGCCGAGACGGCGGACGTCGAGACCATCACCAAGGCGGTGCAGGAGGCCTTCGCGGCGGCCGCTTTCACGGCACCGCGTGTCTTCGAGGCGGTGCCTTCGGCGGGGGCGCGGCGGCTCAGCTGA
- a CDS encoding GNAT family N-acetyltransferase — protein sequence MVSRMFRIETEVDKERRDLLRSRLRAANTAASPILRGLRGTPGERELPLHVWVLDHHDRLAGGLVGHTWTTWLHVTYLWVDERLRGGGLGSRLLAEAEHVARTERGCRGARLETWDFQAPEFYQKRGYDVVCVIPDYPPGITEYTLTKRLS from the coding sequence ATGGTGAGCCGCATGTTTCGTATCGAGACAGAAGTCGACAAAGAGCGGCGCGACTTGCTTCGTTCCCGTCTCCGCGCCGCCAATACGGCGGCCTCACCGATCTTGCGCGGGCTGCGCGGAACGCCTGGTGAACGGGAACTTCCGCTCCATGTCTGGGTGTTGGATCACCACGACCGGCTGGCCGGCGGCCTCGTCGGCCACACCTGGACGACCTGGCTGCACGTGACCTATCTGTGGGTGGACGAGCGCCTTCGGGGCGGCGGACTGGGCTCCCGGCTGTTGGCAGAAGCGGAGCATGTGGCGCGCACCGAGCGCGGCTGCCGGGGCGCGCGCCTGGAGACCTGGGACTTCCAGGCACCGGAGTTCTACCAGAAGCGGGGCTATGACGTGGTGTGCGTGATCCCCGACTATCCGCCGGGGATCACGGAGTACACACTGACCAAGCGGCTCAGCTGA
- a CDS encoding response regulator transcription factor yields MVRIRVLVVDDHRIFAESLAAALAAEPDVDVSAAGSGPAAMRSLERAVAEGRRFDVLLVDADLGGNMQGVRPTPVQEGNEDGLVDGISLVAGVRVAQPHVRIVVLAEKDDPRRAALALQAGASGWVAKDCSLSRLLTVIRGVLRDETHLPPALLTGVLRELTAARKHRTESERLVESLTPREREVLRCMVAGLGRKAVAERLFLSPHTVRTHMQNVLGKLGVHSTLAAVALARRAGVGPADLGPVGRIGVEESSSA; encoded by the coding sequence GTGGTTCGTATCCGAGTCCTAGTCGTCGACGACCACCGCATCTTCGCCGAATCGCTCGCCGCCGCACTGGCCGCCGAGCCGGACGTCGACGTGTCCGCGGCGGGCAGCGGCCCGGCCGCCATGCGCAGTCTGGAGCGCGCCGTCGCCGAGGGGCGCCGCTTCGACGTGCTGCTCGTCGACGCCGATCTGGGCGGAAATATGCAGGGCGTGCGTCCCACGCCCGTACAGGAAGGGAACGAGGACGGACTCGTCGACGGGATCTCCCTGGTCGCCGGCGTCCGCGTCGCCCAGCCGCACGTACGCATCGTCGTCCTCGCCGAGAAGGACGACCCACGCCGGGCCGCGCTCGCCCTGCAGGCCGGGGCGTCGGGCTGGGTCGCCAAGGACTGCTCGCTGTCCCGGCTGCTCACCGTCATCCGCGGCGTCCTGCGCGACGAGACCCATCTGCCGCCCGCCCTCCTCACCGGCGTCCTGCGCGAGCTGACAGCCGCCCGCAAGCACCGCACCGAGAGCGAACGGCTGGTGGAGTCCCTCACCCCGCGCGAGCGGGAGGTACTGCGCTGCATGGTCGCCGGCCTGGGCCGCAAAGCGGTAGCCGAGCGCCTGTTCCTCTCCCCGCACACCGTCCGCACCCACATGCAGAACGTCCTGGGCAAACTGGGCGTCCACTCGACACTGGCCGCGGTGGCACTGGCGAGGCGGGCGGGGGTGGGCCCGGCGGACCTGGGTCCGGTAGGGAGGATCGGGGTGGAGGAAAGCAGCAGCGCCTGA